A single Nisaea sp. DNA region contains:
- a CDS encoding thiamine pyrophosphate-dependent enzyme, producing MTASSSMTGGTALVRALTENGIDTVFGLPGIQLDGLFNALYDARNSLRVINARHEQGTAYMAFGYAQSTGKVGAYAVVPGPGLLNTFAALSTAYGCNARVLALTGQIPSNTIGLGLGMLHEIPDQLGQMERLTKWSHRINHPSEVPAVMDQAFRELWSGRPRPVGIEMPLDQLHLKAPVGPITPTVPPEPPEPDPDLIADAAKMLGEASNPMIFVGGGAYEATEEIRALAEMLQAPVVSYMNGKGVLDDRHPLSLHHPAGNRLWGDADVVISIGCRLQHERMTWGMDEKLSIIHVDIDPTELTRVGKPDIGIVADAAGAARALLDKIPAHNRARPSRTEELEALKAEFQAQFEAKIGPQMEWVAAIRGALPEDGFLIDEFTQVAYASRVGFPTYGPRTLISPGYQGTLGYGYATALGVQVAHPDKQVLSINGDGGFMYTMPELATAVHHGINVVAVVFADGAYGNVMRMQKELYDNRVIGSEFTNPDFVKLAESCGALGLRATTPAELKKKIEEGFASGRPTLIEVPVGEFPEPWPVIRPGPSRPKR from the coding sequence ATGACCGCATCCAGTTCCATGACCGGCGGCACGGCGTTGGTCCGCGCCCTGACGGAGAACGGTATCGACACGGTGTTCGGGCTGCCCGGCATCCAGCTCGACGGGCTGTTCAACGCCTTGTATGACGCCCGAAACAGCCTCCGGGTGATCAATGCCCGGCACGAGCAGGGCACGGCATACATGGCTTTCGGCTATGCCCAGTCGACCGGCAAGGTCGGCGCCTATGCCGTCGTTCCGGGGCCCGGCCTTCTGAACACCTTCGCCGCGCTTTCCACCGCCTACGGCTGCAATGCCCGCGTCCTCGCGCTGACCGGGCAAATCCCGAGCAACACCATCGGCCTCGGCCTTGGCATGCTGCACGAGATCCCAGATCAGCTCGGCCAGATGGAACGGCTGACGAAATGGTCCCACAGGATCAATCACCCCTCAGAAGTCCCCGCCGTCATGGATCAGGCCTTCCGGGAGCTCTGGAGCGGCCGTCCGCGCCCGGTCGGCATCGAAATGCCGCTCGACCAGTTGCATCTGAAAGCCCCCGTAGGCCCGATCACGCCGACTGTGCCCCCGGAGCCGCCGGAGCCTGATCCGGACCTGATCGCCGATGCCGCAAAAATGCTTGGCGAGGCCAGCAACCCGATGATCTTCGTCGGCGGCGGCGCCTACGAAGCGACCGAAGAGATCCGCGCGTTGGCGGAAATGCTCCAGGCACCAGTAGTTTCCTACATGAATGGAAAGGGCGTGCTGGACGACCGGCACCCGCTTTCCCTGCACCACCCCGCCGGCAACCGGCTCTGGGGCGATGCGGATGTGGTGATTTCCATCGGCTGCCGCTTGCAGCACGAGCGCATGACATGGGGCATGGATGAAAAGCTCTCCATCATTCATGTCGATATCGATCCCACCGAACTGACCCGCGTCGGCAAGCCCGATATCGGCATCGTCGCCGATGCGGCGGGCGCGGCGCGTGCATTGCTCGACAAGATACCGGCGCATAACCGCGCACGGCCATCACGCACCGAGGAATTGGAAGCCCTGAAGGCGGAGTTCCAGGCGCAGTTCGAAGCCAAAATCGGCCCGCAAATGGAATGGGTGGCAGCCATTCGTGGCGCGCTGCCCGAAGACGGCTTTCTGATCGATGAATTCACCCAGGTCGCCTATGCCTCCCGCGTCGGCTTTCCGACCTACGGCCCACGCACGCTGATCTCGCCCGGCTATCAGGGCACGCTCGGTTATGGCTATGCCACCGCGCTCGGCGTGCAGGTCGCGCATCCGGACAAGCAGGTGCTGTCTATCAATGGCGATGGCGGCTTCATGTACACCATGCCGGAGCTTGCGACCGCCGTGCATCACGGCATCAATGTCGTTGCCGTCGTCTTCGCGGATGGCGCCTACGGCAACGTGATGCGCATGCAGAAAGAGCTCTATGACAACCGGGTGATCGGCAGCGAATTCACGAATCCCGACTTCGTGAAGCTCGCCGAAAGCTGCGGTGCGCTAGGTTTGCGTGCAACCACACCGGCTGAGCTGAAGAAAAAGATCGAGGAAGGTTTCGCCTCCGGGCGCCCGACCCTGATCGAGGTTCCGGTCGGCGAATTTCCCGAACCCTGGCCGGTGATCAGGCCGGGAC